A single genomic interval of Coccidioides posadasii str. Silveira chromosome 1, complete sequence harbors:
- a CDS encoding uncharacterized protein (EggNog:ENOG410PMIX~COG:H~BUSCO:13791at33183) has protein sequence MEWKPTKFFESVPRSKPYALLVLNQPINPNAYKILKQHASFTICADGGANRFYELMRKNGTESTELPNAIVGDLDSIRPFVRKHYENLGVPVLEDPDQYSTDFTKCLRHLKSNIRTIVSSDISPGPPQSTAESEVQDNGTEPHLDVLVLGGLGGRVDQAFSQIHHLYTASQSSLSAADKPAGDLYLISEESITFLLPEGKSTIFTPGGNSLEAESRWKAPTSIPGSHSALDGDKPISECPEKCYLSENVGIIPVGGPSVINTEGLEWDVHDWKTEFGGQVSTSNHIRADMVEIRTTAPVLFTVELADWLKFHGRV, from the exons ATGGAGTGGAAACCAACAAAGTTCTTCGAATCAGTACCTCGATCGAAACCCTACGCGCTTTTGGTTCTGAACCAGCCTATCAACCCCAATGCGTATAAAATATTGAAGCAGCATG CGTCGTTTACAATCTGCGCTGATGGCGGCGCGAATCGCTTTTATGAGCTCATGAGGAAAAACGGGACGGAGTCCACGGAG CTTCCAAATGCCATCGTGGGTGACTTAGACTCTATTCGTCCATTTGTACGAAAACATTACGAGAATCTAGGTGTCCCAGTGCTTGAAGACCCAGACCAATATTCCACAGACTTTACCAAGTGCCTACGACATCTAAAATCCAACATTAGGACCATTGTATCCTCAGATATATCTCCAGGGCCTCCCCAATCCACAGCGGAATCTGAGGTTCAGGACAACGGAACCGAGCCGCATCTAGACGTGCTCGTGCTGGGCGGCCTAGGTGGCCGTGTCGACCAAGCATTCTCTCAAATCCACCATCTCTATACCGCGTCTCAATCGTCCCTGTCTGCGGCTGATAAGCCCGCCGGAGATTTGTACCTGATTTCAGAAGAGAGCATTACATTTCTGCTTCCGGAAGGCAAAAGTACCATCTTCACGCCTGGTGGCAACTCGCTGGAAGCTGAATCTCGTTGGAAAGCCCCAACTTCAATACCCGGATCCCATAGCGCTTTAGATGGAGATAAGCCCATCTCAGAATGTCCAGAAAAATGCTACCTATCGGAAAATGTTGGCATAATACCTGTTGGTGGACCTTCTGTGATAAACACAGAAGGTTTAGAGTGGGACGTGCATGACTGGAAGACAGAATTTGGCGGGCAAGTCAGCACGAGTAATCATATTCGTGCCGATATGGTTGAGATTAGGACGACTGCGCCGGTGTTATTTACTGTCGAGTTAGCAGATTGGTTGAAGTTTCATGGACGGGTGTGA
- a CDS encoding uncharacterized protein (EggNog:ENOG410PRMD): MTYYNWLTSTNTLDGRRSTLPEHLTSTQSLATVGLENLSPQHFKVLQQAFWTILSTDLATETFAQVVDGRPTNAALEAVESCRRNLNLGNTQISAKLAQAFQNTNPGSREFHLRLIEILAVLCHGIAVHLYQAYDGGFHKPEPPDSIIWHDELFPNMPPPPPRKALPAELYHSSYGFWQQYPNGIADIVGYWVEYRLFGGVVLFDRGETGFECKDIFIHLVGRYMIFQLSEAQIHAYISFLQGGQQPPGGIRFKAEEYAHRVDETMPWT, from the exons ATGACCTA CTACAACTGGCTGACTAGTACAAATACTTTAGACGGAAGGCGTAGC ACCTTGCCTGAGCATCTGACATCGACACAAAGCCTGGCAACAGTTGGGCTGGAGAATTTGTCTCCACAGCACTTCAAGGTTCTACAACAGGCTTTCTGGACAATCCTTTCCACTGATCTGGCCACAGAGACATTTGCCCAAGTTGTTGACGGCCGTCCCAC CAATGCAGCTTTGGAAGCTGTTGAGTCTTGCCGTCGAAATCTAAATCTTGGTAATACTCAAATTAGTGCAAAG CTTGCGCAAGCATTCCAAAACACTAACCCTGGATCAAGAGAATTCCACTTGCGCCTGATTGAGATTCTTGCTGTCCTCTGCCATGGCATTGCTGTCCACTTGTACCAGGCTTATGATGGAGGCTTTCATAAGCCAGAGCCCCCCGACTCCATCATATGGCATGATGAACTCTTCCCCAACatgccgccaccaccaccccgTAAAGCTTTGCCAGCGGAGCTTTACCATTCTTCTTACGGTTTCTGGCAACAATATCCTAACGGAATTGCTGATATTGTCGGTTACTGGGTGGAGTACCGTCTGTTTGGTGGGGTTGTTCTGTTTGATCGTGGGGAGACAGGGTTTGAA TGTAAGGATATCTTCATTCACCTTGTGGGCAGGTACATGATCTTCCAACTCTCAGAAGCTCAGATACACGCATACATCAGCTTCCTGCAGGGCGGGCAGCAGCCTCCAGGTGGCATTCGCTTCAAGGCTGAAGAATACGCACATCGTGTTGATGAAACTATGCCATGGACATGA
- the MIA40 gene encoding Oxidoreductase (EggNog:ENOG410PQPT~COG:O~BUSCO:14475at33183), with protein MFRSASRTVLRQTHPLRLAQRQAGRRFVSTVPPSQKSRSWKSTVARWGLAAAAVYYYNTSTVFAEQPSRAVALKPASESEDEESSLPTIESVAAAKKRKSASRTPAPSSPPSPKSDSKPEESSEPPAPELSGAITETEESAPADVQPLQLSASELEQEADQEGAFNPETGEINWDCPCLGGMAHGPCGPEFREAFSCFVYSTEEPKGMDCIDKFKNMQDCFRLHPDVYGSELEEDEVDEQLKEHIAAEEAQKSQSLSDAPVDAAVAESQENRETELEKIQQIPVTEEKITKDKASEQ; from the exons ATGTTCAGGTCAGCTTCGCGAACCGTTCTCCGCCAGACGCATCCGCTCCGACTTGCCCAGCGCCAAGCAGGGCGGAGGTTCGTAAGCACAGTACCTCCGTCGCAGAAGTCGCGAAGTTGGAAAAGCACCGTTGCGAGGTGGGGTCTAGCTGCTGCTGCAGTGTACTATTACAATACAAGCACGGTGTTCGCGGAACAGCCTTCTC GAGCAGTCGCGCTCAAACCAGCTTCCGAGTCTGAAGATGAGGAATCCTCTCTGCCCACCATTGAATCAGTCGCTGCAGCTAAGAAGCGAAAATCCGCCTCCCGAACTCCCGCCCCTTCATCCCCACCATCGCCAAAATCCGACTCCAAACCCGAAGAATCCTCTGAACCTCCCGCCCCAGAACTTAGCGGCGCCATTACGGAGACTGAAGAGTCCGCTCCAGCTGACGTGCAGCCGCTTCAACTTTCTGCCTCCGAGCTTGAGCAGGAGGCTGACCAGGAGGGCGCATTCAATCCTGAGACTGGTGAAATAAACTGGGACTGCCCTTGTCTAGGTGGTATGGCGCATGGACCATGCGGCCCAGAATTCAGAGAAGCGTTCAGCTGTTTTGTGTACTCTACGGAAGAGCCGAAAGGAATGGATTGCATCGATAAATTCAA GAATATGCAGGATTGCTTTAGACTCCACCCGGATGTTTATGGCTCCGAAttggaggaggatgaagttGACGAACAACTCAAGGAGCATATCGCTGCAGAAGAAGCTCAGAAATCTCAGTCTTTATCTGACGCGCCAGTCGATGCCGCCGTAGCTGAGAGCCAAGAAAACAGAGAAACCGAACTGGAGAAAATCCAGCAAATACCAGTCACAGAAGAGAAGATCACAAAAGACAAGGCTAGCGAGCAATAG
- a CDS encoding uncharacterized protein (EggNog:ENOG410PNJA~COG:S~TransMembrane:1 (o246-268i)~BUSCO:12643at33183) → MTAALPYLRALRKSDLLVLAEVSDLKDYDDYKKPELEAALDEHLSANRTTLSKEQRLSDYYRRLLQPPRSSPIKREPKPDGPSGLDDSVSPSKRMTRSRRPLKPKQEVEATDESESGSASQASRSPSASAMEAHTPSRPALGFLSSLPPSPAVVTEAIEEQTTKVRKSVSDAWVASGLKERAYALRSCLSSVSTIESLILMLEIYGLGSEILPFRYLTTIPPMPNLYTPAIQVKIPDVFALLTGEFWAPFSLWLTTSVILPSIFAYFFNISLKMSQPQPPSHSYGTRRASAAQAAVASSKTNFDPLVFNVSKALVSYLVYANKFTFWDVYNPISVRKVSDSVPGGLPGLLTGSALCVLGSLYEAILRK, encoded by the exons ATGACGGCAGCTTTACCGTATCTTCGCGCTCTGCGAAAGAGCGACCTTCTCGTCCTAGCCGAGGTGTCTGATCTGAAAGA CTACGATGATTATAAGAAACCCGAACTCGAGGCAGCGCTGGACGAGCATTTGAGCGCGAACAGGACCACGCTTTCGAAGGAACAGAGACTGAGCGACTATTACAGGCGCTTGCTCCAGCCGCCACGCTCGTCGCCGATCAAGAGAGAACCGAAGCCCGATGGCCCATCGGGTTTGGACGATAGCGTTTCCCCTTCGAAACGCATGACACGCTCTAGGAGGCCCCTTAAGCCGAAGCAGGAGGTTGAAGCCAC AGATGAATCCGAGTCTGGCTCAGCCTCTCAGGCAAGCAGATCTCCGTCTGCCTCTGCTATGGAGGCTCACACTCCATCGCGACCAGCCTTAGGCTTTCTTTCCTCTCTCCCGCCGTCTCCCGCCGTCGTGACGGAAGCCATCGAGGAGCAGACCACCAAAGTCCGCAAATCCGTTTCGGATGCATGGGTCGCTTCGGGCCTCAAAGAGCGGGCCTATGCGCTCCGTTCATGCCTCAGCAGCGTGAGTACAATCGAGAGCCTAATTCTCATGCTTGAAATCTACGGCCTGGGTAGCGAGATACTTCCCTTTCGCTATTTGACGACTATCCCGCCCATGCCGAATCTCTATACTCCCGCCATCCAAGTGAAGATTCCCGATGTATTTGCCCTATTGACAGGAGAGTTTTGGGCGCCGTTTTCGCTGTGGTTGACAACAAGTGTGATTCTCCCATCTATATTCGCCTACTTTTTCAATATCAGCCTAAAAATGTCCCAACCTCAGCCACCGAGCCATTCATATGGGACTCGCCGCGCGTCGGCTGCCCAGGCGGCAGTAGCGTCCTCCAAGACAAACTTTGACCCCTTGGTGTTTAATGTTTCTAAGGCTTTGGTGTCGTATCTTGTGTACGCAAATAAATTTACCTTTTGGGACGTATATAACCCGATCTCTGTACGCAAGGTTTCTGACTCTGTGCCTGGTGGTTTGCCAGGCTTGCTGACTGGGTCTGCTCTGTGCGTTTTGGGTAGCTTGTACGAGGCCATTCTGAGAAAATGA
- a CDS encoding uncharacterized protein (EggNog:ENOG410PHPK~COG:C~TransMembrane:2 (i145-167o182-201i)~BUSCO:9690at33183): protein MSLVSRVTNLFGKTTADSSTQTSSSSPSSVPPSGSGALGYDLLAPAGDSHVRYDAVQFEDSRRAKRLRTEERREEYEENEQEYRPPYLHSMLAGGIGGTSGDMLMHSLDTVKTRQQGDPHVPPKYTSMSSSYTTIFRQEGVRRGLYSGVTPALLGSFPGTVIFFGTYEYSKRHMLDAGINPSLAYLAGGFIADLAASFVYVPSEVLKTRLQLQGRYNNPFFKSGYNYRSTLDAFRTIIKEEGFFALYSGFKATLFRDLPFSALQFAFYEQEQKFAKECVGSRDIGLPLEILTATSAGGMAGVITCPLDVVKTRIQTQHSDSLSQHSKPSITDVKAAFQESSKHVHSSSTPSSSASHTHQSRLISTSSPSTSTVKPGALILDTSSVVTGLRLIYKTEGFLGWFRGVGPRFLWTSVQSGTMLVLYQFLLKHMESYWGVRELSSASSI from the exons ATGAGTCTGGTGTCGCGGGTGACAAATCTGTTCGGGAAGACGACAGCAGACTCATCGACCCAGACGAGTTCATCCTCACCTTCTTCCGTTCCACCGTCCGGCAGTGGTGCGCTCGGTTATGACTTGCTAGCGCCCGCGGGCGATTCGCATGTCCGGTATGATGCGGTGCAGTTTGAAGATTCCAGAAGGGCGAAGAGGTTGAGGACGGAAGAACGGAGAGAGGAGTATGAGGAGAATGAGCAGGAATACAGACCACCTTACTTGCAT TCGATGCTCGCTGGTGGGATAGGAGGAACCAGTGGTGACATGTTGATGCACTCGCTAGATACTGTCAAGACGAGACAGCAAGGCGACCCTCATGTTCCCCCCAAGTACACATCCATGTCTTCATCGTACACTACGATATTTCGGCAGGAGGGCGTTCGGCGAGGATTGTACAGCGGAGTTACCCCGGCATTGTTAGGATCCTTCCCAGGAACGGTCATATTCTTTGGGACGTACGAATATAGCAAACGGCATATGCTGGATGCGGGAATTAACCCTTCCTTAGCGTATCTTGCTGGAG GCTTCATTGCGGATCTTGCTGCTTCGTTTGTATACGTCCCGTCAGAAGTTTTGAAGACTCGGTTACAACTTCAGGGTAGATATAACAACCCTTTCTTCAAGTCTGGTTACAATTATAGATCGACATTGGACGCATTTCGAACAATTATAAAAGAAGAGGGATTTTTTGCTTTGTACTCAGGATTCAAAGCCACCCTCTTCCGAGACCTCCCGTTTTCTGCCCTCCAATTCGCGTTCTACGAGCAGGAGCAAAAGTTTGCGAAAGAATGCGTAGGGAGCAGAGATATCGGATTACCGTTGGAGATATTAACGGCCACCAGCGCAGGCGGTATGGCCGGAGTTATAACATGTCCTCTTGACGTTGTCAAGACACGAATACAAACGCAACACTCTGATTCGCTCTCGCAACACTCAAAACCCAGCATTACCGACGTCAAGGCTGCGTTCCAGGAGTCATCCAAACACGTGCACTCATCCTCCACCCCGTCTTCTTCGGCGTCGCATACTCACCAGTCAAGATTAATATCGACGTCATCACCTTCTACGTCTACTGTCAAACCAGGGGCCCTAATTTTAGATACGTCTTCTGTGGTCACCGGATTGAGGTTGATTTACAAGACCGAAGGGTTCTTGGGCTGGTTCCGTGGCGTCGGTCCCCGATTTCTCTGGACAAGTGTGCAAAGCGGCACTATGCTTGTTCTCTACCAATTCCTATTGAAACATATGGAGAGTTACTGGGGTGTACGTGAGCTCAGCAGTGCGTCCTCGATATGA